A region of the Candidatus Acetothermia bacterium genome:
CCGGGACGCGTTGCGGCTTTTGTGATCCGCCTTGCCGCTGAGTGTGTTCCTCACTACCATAGATCCAGGGAGGCGTTCATGGGAAAAAAGGAAGTCCTCGATGGCGTTTTGAACCAAATCCGGAAGGCTTACGGCGAAGGGGCCATCATGTGGCTCGGGGACGAGTCCGTGGTCGCAGTGGACGTGGTTCCCACCGGATCGCTCGCGCTGGACATCGCCCTGGGGGTGGGCGGCGTGCCCCGGGGGCGGATGGTGGAGATCTTCGGTCCAGAGGCATCGGGCAAGACCACGCTGGCCCTGCACATCATCGCCGAGGCCCAGAAGCTTGGGGGCACGGCGGCGTTCATCGACGCCGAGCACGCCCTCGATCCCGGCTACACCCGGGCGATCGGGGTCGACCTCGACCACCTGCTCCTGTCCCAGCCGAGCTCGGGTGAACAGGCCCTGGAGATCACGGAGCAGCTGGTGCGGTCGGGGGCGGTAGACGTGATCGTCATCGACTCCGTGGCAGCCCTTGTCCCGGAGGCAGAGCTGCAGGGCCAGATGGGCGATGCCCAGGTCGGGCTTCAGGCGCGGCTCATGTCCCAGGCCATGAGAAAGCTCGCCGCGGCGATCGCCCAGTCCAAGACGACCACCGTGTTCGTAAACCAGATCCGGGCCACGATCCAACCCGGGCCGTGGGGGCCGGGGACCACCACCACCGGCGGTCGGGCCCTCAAGTTCTACGCCTCGGTGCGCCTGAACATCTGGGGCGAGGGGAAGATCGCCGAAGGCGACGATCGGGTGGGGATGAAGGCCCACGTCCGGGTGGTGAAGAACAAGGTCGCCCCGCCGTTCCGGGAGGCCACGTTCGACGTGATCTACGGCCGGGGCATCGTGCGCGAGCGGGATCTCATCAACACCGGGATCGACCTGAACGTCGTGTCCCGCTCGGGCTCGTGGTACTCCTACGGCGACGTCCGCCTCGGCCAGGGGATGGCCCAGGCCGCCCAGTTCCTCACCGACAACCCGGAGATCGCCGACCAGATCGCCCGCGACATCCGGGAGAAGGCGAAGCTGCCCGAGCCCAGGGCCCTCGCGGATGAAGGATGACGCCTGGGCCTACCTCTTGCGCCTGCTGAGCCGCCGCCCCCGGACGACGGCCGAGCTGCACCGTCGGCTCGCCGCCAAAGGTTTCCCTCCCCAAACCGTCCGCACCGCGGTGACGCGGGCGGTGGAGGAGGGGCTGGTGGACGACCGGGCGTTCGCCCGGCTCTACGCCGAAGATCGGCTGCTGTCTCGTCCCTGTTCCCGGCGGCTCCTCCGGGAGGAGCTCAAGGGACACGGGCTAGACCTGGGGCTGGCCGAGGAAGCGGCCCGGACGGCCCTGGGCGAGCTAGGCGAGGAAGACCTGGCCCGCCGCGCCCTCGCCCAACGTCGGCCGTTGTGGCACGGGCTCTCCCCGGACGTGGCCGCGCGGCGGGCCCACGCGTTCCTCCTGCGCCGGGGGTTTCCCCCGGACCTCGCCCGGCGCCTCGCCGAGGAAGCGTTCGGGGTGAAGGGCGAATGGACGTCCGCGTAGGGCTGGGCATCGATTTCCACCGCTTCGCCCCCGGGCGGCGGCTCGTCTTGGGCGGGGTGGAGATCCCCCACGAGCTGGGCCTGGCCGGCCACTCCGACGCCGACGTCCTCCTACACGCGATCTGCGACGCACTCTTGGGGGCGGCGGCACTCGGGGACATCGGCCACCACTTCCCGCCCGGGGATCCCGAGTACAAGGACATCTCCTCCCTTGCGCTTCTGGCCCGGGTCCGAAAGCTCTTGGCCGCGGCGGGCTGCGCGCCGGTCCAGGTGGACGCGGTGGTGGTGGCGGAGCGGCCGCTCCTCGCCCCCCACGCCCCGGCGATGCGGGCCCGCATCGCCGAGGCGCTCGGAATAACCGTGCAGGGCGTATCCGTGAAGGCGACCACGCCCGAGGGGATGGGAGCCCTCGGCCGCGGCGAGGGCATCGGGACGTGGGCGGTGGCCCTCATCCGAAAAGCCGGAGGAGATCCTGGAACGTGATCATGAGGAGCAACGCGAACAGGATCACGAACCCGGTGGCGTGAACCCCGGTTTCCACCTGCGGGGACACCTTGCGCCGGGTGACCATCTCGTAGAGGGCGAACGCCATTCGCGCCCCGTCCAGCGCCGGGAACGGGATCAGGTTGAACAGGGCCAGGTTCAGGCCGATCAGGGCCACGAGGAGCAGCACCGCGAGCGGCCCAGCCCGCACGCCTTGGCTCAAGATCCCGGCGATGCCCACCGGCCCGGTGACCGCCTCCCCGGCCGGGATCGTCCGGGTGAGGAGGCCGCGGATCGCTGTCACGAACGCGCCCATCGCCCCGCCGATCTCGCGGAACGTGAGCACTACCCCTTCCCCGAACCCAGGCCGGTCGTAGACCGGGGGCAGGGCGCGGAAACTCGCCCCGGCCAGGAGCTCGTCCGGTGGAAGGCCGGGCAGGATCACCGTCAGGCGATCCCCAGCCCGGTCCACGTCGAGGGTCCGGCACCCATCCTGCCAGGCACCGTACAACTCACTCAGCGACCTCACCTGCCGCCCACATGCCCCATCTACGCGGTCCCCCGACCGCAGCCCGGCCTGGGCGAGCGGCGCGTCCGGGGCAAGGCTCACGAGCTCAGCCAAGAAGACCTGGGGCAGGAAGTACGCCCCCACCAAGTACTTCTCGTCCTCCTGGGAATAGGCCGGGACGATGCTCAGCTCGAGCTCCTCCCCCCCGCGGCGGACGCGGAACGCCACCGGGCTGGGTGCCACAGCCTGGATCGCCGGCCCCACCTCGGCCGTGGTCCAGACCGATCGGCCGTCCACCTTGAGCACGACGTCCCCCACTTTAAGCGCGCCCTCGGCCGGCCTTCCCGGCACCAACCCGGCCACCTGAACCCGGGGCAGGCCCAACGCCAGGATCGCCCCGAGCACCACCGCCACCGCCAGGACCACGTTCGCCGTGGGACCGCTTAGGGACACGAGGAACCGCACCCACGCCGGCCGGCCGTAGTAGGTGCGTTCGAACGGTACCCCCTCCGCCTCCCGGTCCTCCCCGCTCAGGCGCACGAACCCCCCCAGGGGCAGAATCCGGATGCTGTACCGGGTCTCCCCCCGCCGCCACGACCATAGGACGGGGCCAAACCCAAGGGCAAACTCCTCCACCGCCATCCCCAGGAGCTTGGCCGCCAGGAAATGACCGCCCTCGTGCACTCCGACAAGGAAAAGAAGTGCACCCAAAAAGACGAGAAAAGTGATCATGCCCGTTCCACCTCCACCCGCAGGACCTCGGCCGTCCCCAGGTCCAGTTTATACCCGTCGGCGAGCCGGACGCCCACCACCCACGCGATCCCCGCCTGGTCGCAGAGGAGGGGCCACCGCGCCCGCTCCCAGCGGGGGATGCGCGCCTCCATGAGGAGCTCGCTCACCTTCTTCGTCCCGGACATGCCGAGCGGGCGGAGGCGGTCCCCCCGCCTTGGGGTCCGCACGAGGAGGGGCGGGCGAACCTTTCCCGGGTCGAGGTAGGCGACGAAGGGATGAGGAGGGACAAGACTTCGGGGCCGGGGGGTTCGGGAGATCCGAAACCGCCATCCCAGGTTGGGGATCGCCGCCTCCCCCTCCAGGGGCAGCTCCCGCGGCATTCCCCCGGGTGGGATCTCCTCGGGCCGCACGAACGCGAGCTTGCCTCCGCCGATACGGGCACGGAGGCCTCCCGGCAGGTGGAGCTCAGCGCTCCCCCCCCGGCCCAAAGCCTCGCGGATTGCGTCCACATGCCGCCGAAGGAGGGTACTTCCCGCCCGACAGGCCGCAGCCCGGACCGCGAGGCCCTGGACCCCGGCCGGGAGCCTGAGCAGCTCCTCCAGGTTCAAGGCGGATCCGTCCTGCACTTCCGTGAGCGCACGATCGGCCGCCCAGGCCAGGACCTCCTCGGCCTCCGCCCAAAGCTCGGCCGCC
Encoded here:
- the ispF gene encoding 2-C-methyl-D-erythritol 2,4-cyclodiphosphate synthase, which gives rise to MDVRVGLGIDFHRFAPGRRLVLGGVEIPHELGLAGHSDADVLLHAICDALLGAAALGDIGHHFPPGDPEYKDISSLALLARVRKLLAAAGCAPVQVDAVVVAERPLLAPHAPAMRARIAEALGITVQGVSVKATTPEGMGALGRGEGIGTWAVALIRKAGGDPGT
- the recA gene encoding recombinase RecA, which gives rise to MGKKEVLDGVLNQIRKAYGEGAIMWLGDESVVAVDVVPTGSLALDIALGVGGVPRGRMVEIFGPEASGKTTLALHIIAEAQKLGGTAAFIDAEHALDPGYTRAIGVDLDHLLLSQPSSGEQALEITEQLVRSGAVDVIVIDSVAALVPEAELQGQMGDAQVGLQARLMSQAMRKLAAAIAQSKTTTVFVNQIRATIQPGPWGPGTTTTGGRALKFYASVRLNIWGEGKIAEGDDRVGMKAHVRVVKNKVAPPFREATFDVIYGRGIVRERDLINTGIDLNVVSRSGSWYSYGDVRLGQGMAQAAQFLTDNPEIADQIARDIREKAKLPEPRALADEG
- a CDS encoding RecX family transcriptional regulator — encoded protein: MKDDAWAYLLRLLSRRPRTTAELHRRLAAKGFPPQTVRTAVTRAVEEGLVDDRAFARLYAEDRLLSRPCSRRLLREELKGHGLDLGLAEEAARTALGELGEEDLARRALAQRRPLWHGLSPDVAARRAHAFLLRRGFPPDLARRLAEEAFGVKGEWTSA
- the rseP gene encoding RIP metalloprotease RseP, whose translation is MITFLVFLGALLFLVGVHEGGHFLAAKLLGMAVEEFALGFGPVLWSWRRGETRYSIRILPLGGFVRLSGEDREAEGVPFERTYYGRPAWVRFLVSLSGPTANVVLAVAVVLGAILALGLPRVQVAGLVPGRPAEGALKVGDVVLKVDGRSVWTTAEVGPAIQAVAPSPVAFRVRRGGEELELSIVPAYSQEDEKYLVGAYFLPQVFLAELVSLAPDAPLAQAGLRSGDRVDGACGRQVRSLSELYGAWQDGCRTLDVDRAGDRLTVILPGLPPDELLAGASFRALPPVYDRPGFGEGVVLTFREIGGAMGAFVTAIRGLLTRTIPAGEAVTGPVGIAGILSQGVRAGPLAVLLLVALIGLNLALFNLIPFPALDGARMAFALYEMVTRRKVSPQVETGVHATGFVILFALLLMITFQDLLRLFG
- the tilS gene encoding tRNA lysidine(34) synthetase TilS; protein product: MLRQKVRAAIAQKRLLAPGDHVVVAVSGGADSMALLYALDWLRRDWGLALTIAHLDHGIRADTSEDLKVVRWAAEDLGLPLICEKRDVPSVAKREKRNLEEAARRARREFLEEVARRVGAGKIALGHTRTDLAETVLLHLLRGAGPGGLRGFLPSAPPYIRPLLLCSREETRAFCREHGIPFHDDPTNLDTRLLRNAIRLELLPFLARFNPRAEGALSRAAELWAEAEEVLAWAADRALTEVQDGSALNLEELLRLPAGVQGLAVRAAACRAGSTLLRRHVDAIREALGRGGSAELHLPGGLRARIGGGKLAFVRPEEIPPGGMPRELPLEGEAAIPNLGWRFRISRTPRPRSLVPPHPFVAYLDPGKVRPPLLVRTPRRGDRLRPLGMSGTKKVSELLMEARIPRWERARWPLLCDQAGIAWVVGVRLADGYKLDLGTAEVLRVEVERA